One genomic segment of Novisyntrophococcus fermenticellae includes these proteins:
- the eutM gene encoding ethanolamine utilization microcompartment protein EutM, whose translation MAAQQALGMIETRGLVASIEAADAMVKAANVTLIGKEHVGGGLVTVMVRGDVGAVKAATDAGAAAAERVGELVSIHVIPRPHDEVEAILPKQSRSIE comes from the coding sequence ATGGCAGCACAGCAGGCATTAGGAATGATTGAAACAAGAGGACTGGTAGCATCCATTGAAGCAGCGGATGCTATGGTAAAGGCAGCAAATGTAACACTGATTGGGAAAGAGCACGTAGGCGGCGGCCTTGTAACCGTCATGGTACGTGGGGACGTGGGCGCCGTTAAGGCAGCCACAGATGCAGGTGCAGCGGCAGCAGAACGTGTGGGAGAACTGGTATCCATCCATGTAATCCCAAGACCTCATGATGAAGTGGAAGCAATTCTTCCAAAACAGAGCAGAAGTATTGAGTAA
- the eutL gene encoding ethanolamine utilization microcompartment protein EutL yields MKRDPIKADVLATKIIPHVSPDMAKELNLAPDQKSIALITSNCDDVTYTALDEATKKADVKVVYAKSFYGGADNANTKLAGEIIGILAGPNPAEVRSGLDACVDIIENVAHFISANEDNTIVYYAHCISRTGSYLSEGAGIPEGEALAYLIAPPLEAMYAVDAALKAADVQMCVLYAPPSETNFGGALLTGSQSACKAACEAFAQAVEYVADNPKEL; encoded by the coding sequence ATGAAACGAGATCCAATCAAGGCGGATGTCCTTGCAACAAAAATTATCCCCCATGTCAGCCCGGACATGGCAAAGGAACTGAATCTGGCGCCGGATCAGAAGTCTATTGCCCTGATCACGTCCAACTGCGATGATGTTACGTATACAGCGCTTGATGAGGCAACCAAGAAAGCCGATGTCAAGGTCGTTTATGCAAAGAGCTTTTACGGTGGAGCTGATAATGCCAATACAAAACTGGCAGGGGAAATCATCGGGATCCTTGCAGGACCGAATCCTGCAGAAGTACGAAGCGGCCTGGATGCCTGCGTTGATATAATTGAAAATGTAGCGCATTTTATTTCGGCAAATGAAGATAATACCATTGTGTACTATGCGCATTGTATTTCCCGAACCGGTTCTTATCTGTCTGAGGGAGCAGGAATTCCGGAAGGAGAGGCACTTGCTTACCTGATTGCACCTCCACTGGAAGCAATGTATGCTGTGGATGCCGCACTGAAGGCTGCAGATGTGCAGATGTGCGTGTTATATGCCCCGCCATCAGAGACCAACTTCGGTGGTGCTTTACTCACCGGAAGCCAGTCTGCCTGCAAGGCTGCCTGCGAAGCATTTGCCCAGGCGGTAGAATATGTGGCGGATAATCCCAAGGAATTATAA
- a CDS encoding ATP-binding protein: MKVITEAVLRDELRASKPASYTIPEGKILSPAAREYLQQCKIKIIREADKAAEAEKENQADGSGTQEESWKPVKDYVATPVLPMPKVKLSEEEEGAKPKFVDYETGAYYFTKPEHMTHLYGNVLVPKDHKRIVFRGKLDSLEALFVLHQATLAEEGYKKLIEDLQDVLSSLREMMRCDAMNEPFRRDYMIGLTHEELREHSHYPLKYYKIKQMVLPDYTLGRIYAMLNQLRTAVRETEAAAAGALRNGKTYEHKDFIEELNRMSSAMHIIMCKYLAGDYEK; this comes from the coding sequence ATGAAAGTGATAACAGAAGCGGTATTACGCGATGAACTAAGAGCATCTAAGCCAGCATCCTACACCATTCCGGAGGGGAAAATCCTGTCACCGGCGGCCAGGGAATATCTGCAGCAGTGCAAGATCAAGATTATCCGGGAAGCTGATAAAGCCGCCGAAGCTGAAAAGGAAAATCAGGCGGATGGGTCAGGTACGCAGGAAGAGTCATGGAAGCCAGTCAAGGATTATGTGGCTACTCCGGTACTGCCTATGCCCAAGGTAAAACTCTCTGAAGAAGAGGAAGGTGCAAAGCCTAAATTTGTGGATTACGAAACCGGTGCCTACTATTTTACAAAGCCCGAACACATGACCCACTTATATGGCAATGTACTCGTGCCAAAGGATCATAAGCGGATTGTTTTCCGGGGAAAACTGGATAGTCTGGAGGCATTATTTGTATTACACCAGGCTACGTTGGCAGAAGAAGGCTATAAAAAGCTGATCGAAGACCTTCAGGATGTACTTTCAAGTCTTCGGGAGATGATGCGCTGTGATGCTATGAATGAGCCGTTCCGAAGAGATTATATGATTGGGTTAACGCATGAGGAGCTGCGCGAGCATTCTCATTATCCATTGAAATATTATAAGATTAAACAGATGGTGCTCCCAGATTATACATTGGGCAGGATCTATGCGATGCTGAACCAGCTGCGTACGGCAGTCAGAGAAACGGAGGCAGCCGCCGCAGGGGCATTACGGAACGGTAAAACGTATGAGCATAAAGACTTTATTGAAGAACTGAATCGTATGTCAAGTGCCATGCACATCATCATGTGTAAGTATCTGGCAGGAGATT
- a CDS encoding BMC domain-containing protein, which produces MKALGMIEVYGYLTAVEALDCALKAANVSLCDVVKVKGGIVTVLVDGDVGAVKAAIDAAHAAAERVGQVISVHVIPRPAEEVIRMLDKAGLKYGPEAADETETEDETETAEQTETTEETKNSDFSEEQLEAMTVVELRKLARDIEITNMTRQEIRFARKQELIHAILDFNINKGQER; this is translated from the coding sequence ATGAAAGCATTGGGTATGATAGAAGTATATGGTTACCTTACTGCAGTGGAAGCTTTGGATTGTGCGTTAAAAGCGGCAAATGTTTCTTTATGTGATGTTGTAAAGGTGAAAGGCGGTATTGTGACCGTGCTGGTGGATGGAGATGTGGGAGCTGTAAAAGCAGCAATAGATGCTGCGCATGCGGCAGCAGAACGCGTGGGGCAGGTTATAAGCGTTCACGTGATTCCACGGCCGGCAGAGGAGGTCATCCGAATGCTCGACAAGGCCGGGCTTAAGTACGGGCCGGAAGCAGCGGATGAAACCGAAACAGAAGATGAAACCGAAACAGCAGAACAGACTGAGACAACAGAGGAAACAAAGAACTCCGATTTTTCAGAGGAACAGCTGGAAGCAATGACTGTAGTTGAACTCAGAAAATTGGCGAGAGATATAGAAATTACCAATATGACCCGCCAGGAGATCCGATTTGCCAGAAAACAGGAACTGATTCATGCGATATTAGACTTTAATATCAATAAAGGACAGGAGAGGTAA
- the eutC gene encoding ethanolamine ammonia-lyase subunit EutC, whose translation MVNENELRSIIEQVLTEMQLEPKETPAAGESHASPNHIAATVIEEGYIPDVTAVDIRTQYLVENPVNKEAYADLKAYAPCRLGIGKAGARVKTDPVMQFRAAHSAAQDAVFSDVDQEFVDHMGLFSVQTQCASKDVYLTRPDLGRKLDDEGVKTIKEKCKSNPKVQIYVSDGLSSAAVAANVGDVLPAILQGLKSYGIDTGTPFFVKYGRVGAMDQISEITGAEVTCVLIGERPGLITAESMSAYIAYKATVGMPEARRTVVSNIHKSGTIPAEAGAHIAEIIKKILDHKASGTDLKL comes from the coding sequence TTGGTTAACGAGAATGAATTAAGAAGTATTATTGAACAGGTATTAACAGAGATGCAGTTGGAGCCTAAGGAAACTCCTGCCGCCGGGGAAAGCCATGCTTCTCCAAATCATATCGCAGCGACAGTAATTGAAGAGGGTTATATCCCGGATGTGACTGCCGTTGATATTCGTACGCAGTATCTGGTAGAAAATCCCGTAAACAAGGAAGCATACGCTGATTTGAAAGCTTATGCACCCTGCCGTTTAGGCATCGGAAAGGCCGGTGCCCGGGTAAAGACAGATCCGGTTATGCAGTTTCGGGCAGCTCATTCCGCAGCGCAGGATGCGGTGTTCTCCGATGTTGATCAGGAATTTGTAGATCATATGGGTCTGTTCAGCGTACAGACACAGTGTGCCTCCAAGGATGTTTATCTTACAAGGCCGGATCTTGGCAGAAAGCTGGACGATGAAGGCGTAAAGACGATAAAAGAAAAGTGCAAGAGCAATCCCAAGGTGCAGATTTATGTATCCGACGGATTGAGTTCGGCTGCAGTTGCAGCAAATGTAGGGGATGTTCTTCCCGCAATTTTACAGGGTCTGAAAAGCTATGGCATTGATACAGGAACTCCTTTCTTTGTAAAATATGGCCGTGTAGGCGCCATGGATCAGATCTCAGAAATCACCGGCGCCGAAGTTACCTGTGTTCTGATCGGGGAACGGCCGGGACTGATTACTGCAGAATCCATGTCTGCATATATTGCTTATAAGGCGACAGTGGGAATGCCGGAGGCCAGAAGAACCGTAGTTTCCAATATCCATAAATCCGGTACAATTCCGGCAGAAGCAGGCGCTCATATTGCAGAAATCATTAAAAAAATTCTGGATCATAAAGCCAGTGGAACTGATTTAAAACTCTAG
- a CDS encoding acetaldehyde dehydrogenase (acetylating) yields the protein MQLYDKDLLSVQEVRELVEKAKTAQQELSEKSQKEVDAIVKSMASAGVRNAQRLAKMAHDETGFGIEADKVIKNVFASNGVYEHIKDMKTIGELGRDEEKKVCHIAVPVGVVAGLVPSTNPTSTVLYKALIAVKAGDAIVFSPHPNARNCILEAVKMIRQSIAEAGGNEDLVGCITLPTMQATDHLMHHPDISLILATGGSAMVRAAYSSGTPAIGVGPGNGPAYIEKTADLPLAVKRIMESKTFDNGTICASEQSVICNEDMAQAVQTEMERQGACFLSDEQRKKLGSFILRANGTMNPAIVGKSAQTIADLAGIDIPAGTKVLVAKEDGIGRGHPYSNEKLAPILAFYTAGSYKEVCELCCDILHYEGAGHTFSMHTKDQNMVDYFAKRIPASRIVVNTSSTLGGIGASTNLAPALTLGCGAIGGSSTSDNVGPLNLLNIKHVAEGIKELDDIKADLPDCSEGVCKPQHFSDINMDVIVSEIIKRLQNA from the coding sequence ATGCAATTATACGATAAAGATCTTTTGTCAGTGCAGGAAGTACGTGAATTGGTTGAAAAAGCAAAAACTGCCCAGCAGGAACTGAGCGAAAAAAGCCAGAAGGAGGTGGATGCGATTGTGAAATCAATGGCATCTGCCGGTGTACGTAATGCACAGCGCCTTGCAAAGATGGCTCACGATGAGACCGGATTTGGCATCGAAGCTGACAAAGTAATTAAGAATGTATTCGCAAGCAACGGCGTATACGAACATATTAAAGACATGAAAACCATAGGAGAACTTGGAAGAGATGAGGAAAAAAAGGTGTGTCATATCGCAGTCCCGGTTGGCGTTGTCGCCGGACTGGTACCGTCAACCAATCCTACGTCTACGGTTCTTTATAAAGCCTTAATAGCAGTCAAAGCGGGAGATGCCATCGTGTTTTCTCCACATCCGAATGCGCGGAACTGTATTCTGGAGGCTGTTAAGATGATTCGTCAGTCCATTGCGGAAGCAGGAGGGAACGAGGATCTGGTAGGCTGCATCACTTTGCCTACGATGCAGGCGACAGACCACCTGATGCATCATCCGGACATCTCACTGATCCTGGCCACAGGAGGATCTGCCATGGTTCGGGCAGCGTACTCTTCAGGAACCCCGGCTATCGGAGTCGGGCCGGGAAATGGTCCGGCATACATCGAGAAAACGGCGGATCTTCCTTTGGCAGTGAAGAGAATTATGGAATCTAAGACCTTTGATAATGGTACAATCTGCGCATCCGAACAGTCGGTGATCTGCAATGAGGATATGGCGCAGGCAGTGCAGACAGAGATGGAGCGCCAGGGAGCATGCTTTTTGTCGGATGAACAGCGCAAGAAGCTGGGCAGTTTCATCTTAAGGGCAAATGGTACCATGAACCCGGCCATTGTAGGTAAATCTGCACAGACAATTGCAGACCTTGCTGGTATAGACATTCCAGCGGGCACCAAAGTACTGGTTGCAAAGGAGGACGGAATCGGACGCGGGCACCCGTACTCAAATGAAAAACTGGCTCCGATTTTGGCATTTTATACCGCCGGGTCATACAAAGAAGTATGTGAGCTTTGCTGCGATATTTTGCACTATGAGGGAGCAGGTCATACATTTTCCATGCATACAAAAGACCAAAACATGGTAGACTATTTTGCAAAAAGAATTCCTGCATCCAGAATTGTTGTGAATACATCAAGCACATTGGGTGGAATCGGTGCATCTACCAATCTGGCACCTGCGCTGACACTTGGCTGCGGAGCAATTGGCGGCAGCTCGACCTCGGACAATGTAGGACCTTTGAATCTGCTGAACATAAAACATGTGGCAGAAGGAATAAAAGAACTGGATGATATTAAGGCAGACCTTCCGGACTGTTCCGAAGGGGTATGTAAACCGCAACATTTCAGTGATATCAATATGGATGTCATTGTAAGTGAAATCATAAAGCGTCTTCAAAATGCTTAA
- the eutM gene encoding ethanolamine utilization microcompartment protein EutM — protein sequence MAAMQALGMIETRGLVASIEAADAMVKAANVTLIGKEHVGGGLVTVMVRGDVGAVKAATDAGAAAAERVGELVSIHVIPRPHEEVEAILPSLER from the coding sequence ATGGCAGCAATGCAAGCATTAGGAATGATAGAAACACGTGGTCTGGTAGCTTCGATTGAAGCAGCGGACGCGATGGTAAAGGCAGCAAATGTAACACTGATTGGGAAAGAGCATGTAGGCGGAGGTCTTGTAACCGTGATGGTACGCGGAGATGTGGGAGCCGTTAAGGCGGCCACAGACGCAGGTGCAGCGGCAGCAGAACGTGTAGGAGAACTGGTATCCATTCATGTAATCCCCAGGCCTCATGAAGAGGTAGAGGCTATTCTGCCTTCTCTGGAAAGGTAG